In the Candidatus Nanopelagicales bacterium genome, one interval contains:
- a CDS encoding histidine kinase dimerization/phospho-acceptor domain-containing protein: protein MILQDLSEIVQSDHTQRRLARAVDASADAIYTTDADGIIEYVNTAFTVITGFTAEEAVGANPRILQSGLTPASYYEAMWKVLKAGQVWHGRLRNRRKRAPDSPDDGVYWVQSTISPYHAATGDLLGYVAVQRDITVEVIAQQRRAAESFAASLRAEVGQSLQRDKPLRERLDDVLQVLERSFSEATHAQFATALHLYASDVCEQPVVAHGTTAMPVGWDDVVQWPALGAQDAKTVGFEDEATRERLGGWVIAMIPVIHAQRVIGCLVMASAEPRDVPESVRESALLIGEMIGLAVADSAALRQAQIAREAAIEATGAKSKFLANMSHEIRTPMNGVLGMLDMLRHTELTPKQQDYVSIAFSSSESLLTVINDILDFSKIEAGRVTLENLPFDLRATVEDVATLFSAAASDKGVEVVCFVPPDVPTGVRGDPTRLRQILSNVIGNAVKFTGVRPGGHPGVESDGVFR, encoded by the coding sequence ATGATCCTGCAGGACCTCAGCGAGATCGTGCAGTCCGATCACACCCAGCGGCGGCTCGCCCGGGCCGTGGACGCCTCCGCTGACGCGATCTACACCACTGATGCCGACGGGATCATCGAGTACGTCAATACGGCCTTCACGGTCATTACCGGGTTCACGGCCGAGGAAGCCGTCGGCGCCAACCCCAGGATCCTGCAGAGCGGGCTGACCCCGGCCAGCTACTACGAAGCGATGTGGAAGGTGTTGAAGGCGGGGCAGGTGTGGCACGGGCGCCTGCGCAACCGCCGTAAGCGCGCCCCGGACTCGCCGGACGACGGCGTTTACTGGGTGCAGTCGACGATCTCGCCCTACCACGCAGCGACCGGTGACCTCCTCGGTTACGTGGCCGTGCAGCGGGACATCACGGTGGAGGTGATCGCTCAACAGCGACGGGCGGCGGAGTCCTTCGCGGCGTCGTTGCGGGCCGAGGTCGGCCAGTCACTGCAGCGTGACAAGCCACTGCGCGAACGGCTCGACGACGTGTTGCAGGTACTCGAACGCAGTTTCTCGGAAGCCACCCATGCGCAGTTCGCCACTGCCCTGCATCTATACGCCAGCGACGTCTGCGAGCAGCCCGTTGTCGCCCACGGCACCACTGCCATGCCGGTGGGATGGGACGACGTCGTCCAATGGCCCGCGCTGGGCGCGCAGGACGCGAAGACGGTGGGCTTCGAGGACGAGGCCACGCGGGAGCGCCTGGGAGGCTGGGTCATCGCGATGATCCCGGTCATTCATGCCCAGCGCGTCATCGGATGCCTGGTCATGGCGTCAGCCGAACCGCGTGATGTGCCGGAGTCCGTGCGTGAGTCAGCGCTGCTCATCGGCGAGATGATCGGGCTGGCGGTCGCGGATTCCGCGGCTCTGCGGCAAGCGCAGATCGCCCGCGAGGCCGCGATCGAAGCGACCGGAGCCAAGTCGAAGTTCCTCGCCAACATGAGCCACGAGATCCGCACGCCGATGAACGGCGTGCTGGGAATGCTGGACATGCTCCGACACACCGAGCTCACCCCCAAGCAGCAGGACTACGTGTCGATCGCCTTCTCCTCGTCGGAGAGTCTGCTGACTGTCATCAACGACATCTTGGACTTCTCCAAGATCGAGGCCGGCCGAGTCACGCTGGAGAACCTCCCCTTCGATTTGCGCGCCACCGTCGAGGACGTCGCCACGCTCTTCAGCGCCGCCGCCTCGGACAAGGGCGTCGAGGTTGTGTGTTTCGTCCCCCCGGACGTTCCTACCGGCGTGCGCGGCGACCCCACGAGACTCCGCCAGATTCTGTCGAACGTGATCGGCAACGCGGTCAAGTTCACCGGAGTCCGGCCAGGTGGTCATCCGGGTGTCGAATCTGACGGAGTCTTCAGATGA
- a CDS encoding FIST C-terminal domain-containing protein yields the protein MTFAGDLPQGWMAQLMRANFDELVAGAEDAAEVAGADVTRDGLAIAISCVGRRLMLGEAAEEEVEATLERLPEGSTQVGFYSYGELAPFASGACDLHNQTMTLLVIGEDSRDA from the coding sequence ATGACCTTCGCCGGCGACCTGCCGCAGGGGTGGATGGCGCAGTTGATGCGGGCGAACTTCGATGAGTTGGTGGCCGGTGCGGAGGATGCCGCCGAGGTCGCCGGTGCGGACGTGACGCGCGACGGGCTGGCCATCGCGATCTCCTGTGTCGGGCGCCGTCTGATGCTCGGCGAGGCAGCCGAAGAGGAAGTCGAGGCGACCCTGGAGCGGCTGCCCGAAGGGTCCACCCAGGTGGGCTTCTACTCCTACGGCGAACTCGCCCCGTTCGCTTCCGGGGCGTGCGACCTGCACAACCAGACCATGACGCTGCTGGTCATCGGTGAGGATTCTCGCGACGCATGA